The Danio aesculapii chromosome 22, fDanAes4.1, whole genome shotgun sequence genomic sequence TCTAGAAGGGCAACTGTTTAGGATCAGttcaatattttgaagaaaaaaaaagaagcatcACTGTAATTCACAAATACGCATCTGACTAATTgtgcaaggtttttttttttggcatggcAAATTTCGGACTCATACCATAACATAACTCATAACATAACAACTTAAAATATCTTGTAAGAGGTTGTTACCTACTGCAGCCACGGAGTACTGTGTGAGACACTTCTTCTGCAGGGGTGGATGAGCTTGCCACCTTCCACTGTAGGGATGAAACTGATATAGCAGCTGCGTTTCTTCCTCATGCGATCCACCGAGAACAAACAAAGTTTCTCTTGAACGAGTCCTAGGCACAGACCTGCCTATAGTCCAGCTGCTGGGCAAGCTATCGTTCAGCCTACAAATGAGCTTAGCACGTGGGTCTGAACTGTTGATCTTGGACAGAAGATCAGTAATGTAGGGAAGACTTAAACACTCGGGCCTAACCAGGCCCACCAGCTCCATGAAGTCTTCTTCCCGACTTGGCTCAAAGGTCGCCCAGCGAAGGGCTACATCAAGGACCAGATCTTCCCTGGGAATGCTTAGGTTGTCGCTAGCAAGCAAATCAGCAATGCTCTCCTTCGAAAGACACATTAAGTCCTCCTCCGAGGCTATGGCAGGCAAGTGTGTCAAGACTACATCCCGGGCTGCAGCGTAAAGGTCCAGACAACCAAGATGCCAAGCATAAGCCATCATTCCCAAGCAGTTACTAAGATGCAGTTGCCTTTCCAAGAACTTGCAGCAAAGTAACCGAGCCTTGTCAATTTGGAGAAAATCAGCGGCCTCCAAAATATCAAGGACGTTCTTGGTGTCCAGGGTAAGTTTCAAGTTCTTTGTGAACTCCATTAGTGTGCGAAACTGTTGCTGTCCAACTCCCTTAATCTCAATATACTTCCTGGAGCTCTCCCGACCACCGCCAAAAAACAAGGCTCGGAAGTAGGGACTCAGTTTTGCCAAATGCTCACGGTTCACAAAAAACGACTCTCCTTCTACTTGGAGCACTACATCAGGAGCAACGGCAATAGCATCCGGCTCCTCTTCAGCttcaattttctcagtatttgggctCTGGACTAGAGTATCTACTGTTTGTTTTCCACAAGCCATGACTGTGCTCTCACCCTCCCACCACTCACTTCTCTGCTGAAGTGTATCAGATGACATTTATCACCCCAGTCTGTCACTGGGAATGGGGTCAGCAAGCAAAGGAAAGAGAGGGCTAAATATATCTTGGGTAAAACACTAGAGACCCCGTTTCAATAAGCAGACAAAatgtttggtaaatatttaaaagtaggcttgtgccggtatcaAATTTTCTTGTTGAGATTGATTGCTAAAACGTTTATCGTTATGTAtggtattatcatgatattgaccTGAGCTGATGAAATGGCTACGTTAACAGGTATAATGacttaaaaatactgtatattgctTAATTGTTTATACATGGTCATagtatattaatgttttaaactaattaaattgcaaAGTCATATTAAAGTACCACAGACAACACTTTACAACAAAGTATCATTAGTAAACCTTAGTGATTAGCcattgtatttaaatgttaaagtgaacaaaaaatacaactgaatttaCTTAActctatttaataaaataattctgagtttttaatccattattagGCATTAACTTAGAAATGAATAtcacctaagattaataaatgcttttatagTTGTCATTACGTtgactttagttaaattaactgacAATAACAATTAgccaactgtaaatatataaagatCAAAGGGCCTATAAAACGTCACagaattttcaatgaaaatgtcaatgtttgaaaataaattgccTATGAAGTTTTAAAGAATTTTAGTGCTGTTATGAACATCGCTGTTCATACAATAATCTGAACATTATTAAAAGGAACTCTAAATTCTGACATATATAATTACTCCTGGTATTTTAAAGTGTCCAGGATATCGATATTGCATGTTCACTATCACAATCTATTGAATATTGccatatgtttatttaaaattataacttTCTAGAATTGAGTTATATAAAATGTCAGTCTTCAAATcagttttagatttattttaattgaatgcaTAAGTTGTCCAGGTTAATACCGCAAGTAACCACGAGAGGTAGCTGTTGAACAACCAAAGATTTTCAACTCCCATATAATTTTCTTGTAATCAAATAGTGCATGTTAAACACACACTGTGTAATAGTGGTTTAAAAAGGTAAGTTATGTTTGGACATTTGTGTAACAATACAATGTGAAAATATGCTGTACAGATCTTACCCTCTAACTGAAATCTAATGTCCATTTGTCTGAAATTATTATACTTTTCTTTTTACCTAGAGAATTGATATCCTCTGTTCAaacccaaaaaagaaaaacagaggcTCTGATTTCAAGTACAGAAGTTTTGGATTGTCTCAAACTCACTGAGGGTGAAACAGTTTGTCAAAAGATTGCTTtctccccgtcggggaatcgaaccccggtctcCCGCGTGACAGGCGGGGATACTtaccactatactaacgaggagcAAGTTGAAACAACTACCGATAGTTGGTCATTAGAACCTGCAACCTGAATTCTTAAGCTTTATATACATCTCTATGTGATTTTAGCCCTAAattgaaacatgaaaaaaaaaaaatacaaaaagaaagtTGGGGGTTTCTTTTGGTACCGAAATACTGATAAACAAtgtcaaaaacaataacaaaaaaaaaaaaaaaaaaaaaaaaaaaaaaaatcaatgttgtGAAAACATGTTTCTCActcaattattatatatttttattttaaaacttctcttaaatatttttttctcaaatattttatCTACAAAATGTTTCCGTCTTCAGAACTTTTCTCTCAAAAACTTCTTATAAACATTTCTATCAAAAACTGTTCTCTTAAAAACTTTCTCTCAAAAACTGTTCTTTTAAAATCCTCTCAAAAacctttttcttttaaaaacatttctcaaCTAAACTCTTACCCCTCTCTCTTCAAAaaccttttcttttttcaaaaccTTTTCAACCAGAGCGAcacgagagaaaaaaaaagatggctAGCTAACATTAGCATGCAGTACCAACCTCAGCCAAGAGATGTCACTATCAGGAAACA encodes the following:
- the LOC130215694 gene encoding kelch-like protein 23, whose amino-acid sequence is MSSDTLQQRSEWWEGESTVMACGKQTVDTLVQSPNTEKIEAEEEPDAIAVAPDVVLQVEGESFFVNREHLAKLSPYFRALFFGGGRESSRKYIEIKGVGQQQFRTLMEFTKNLKLTLDTKNVLDILEAADFLQIDKARLLCCKFLERQLHLSNCLGMMAYAWHLGCLDLYAAARDVVLTHLPAIASEEDLMCLSKESIADLLASDNLSIPREDLVLDVALRWATFEPSREEDFMELVGLVRPECLSLPYITDLLSKINSSDPRAKLICRLNDSLPSSWTIGRSVPRTRSRETLFVLGGSHEEETQLLYQFHPYSGRWQAHPPLQKKCLTQYSVAAVGDNIVVTGGYFRDVLWYSVDWVSIYEHGNNRWVDGPAMKKSRHSHCSTALDFQLFVFGGSMDEGPVADVERLVLGAEEWDVVSTMVQAVERAAIVTLRSSIYVACGLDENGDVYSGIQRYRPQDDQWDVVSYSPFPRYDLLATELNGALYLLGGQTLRLDIDTDEWTVLQEDCLDNKFFTGCATANGQIYILSERKIKKTYPNMILLDPYIDACLEIDDKIPCPVPIRGCVTMHVNPF